One part of the Bacillus sp. FJAT-27916 genome encodes these proteins:
- the rpmG gene encoding 50S ribosomal protein L33, protein MRVNITLACTECGERNYISTKNKRNNPDRLELKKYCSREKRTTTHRETK, encoded by the coding sequence GTGTAAACATTACATTAGCTTGCACAGAGTGCGGTGAGCGTAATTATATCAGCACAAAAAATAAACGTAATAACCCTGATCGCCTTGAGCTAAAAAAATACTGCTCAAGAGAAAAGCGTACTACTACGCACCGCGAAACAAAATAA
- a CDS encoding 5-formyltetrahydrofolate cyclo-ligase yields MSKNRLRTECLNLLADYPKDKRSKNTYHITDSLVNHALWKEQYIIAITLARYPEIDTNAIIERGWADGKQIAIPKCRPKTREMDFYLYEEGMELETVYNGLLEPNPDKAKKVNPADIGLMIVPGLAFTPKGYRLGFGGGYYDRFLSAYSGVTVSIAFSEQVTDYLPVESFDVPVDWLLTERGMHHCD; encoded by the coding sequence ATGTCAAAAAATAGATTACGAACTGAATGTCTGAATCTATTGGCTGATTACCCGAAGGATAAACGCAGCAAGAATACATATCATATAACGGATTCTTTGGTCAATCATGCCCTATGGAAAGAACAATATATAATTGCTATTACATTAGCGCGTTATCCAGAGATCGACACAAATGCAATCATTGAAAGAGGATGGGCAGACGGAAAGCAGATCGCCATTCCGAAATGCAGGCCGAAGACACGAGAGATGGACTTCTACCTATATGAAGAAGGAATGGAGCTTGAAACCGTCTATAATGGACTCCTTGAGCCCAATCCTGATAAAGCAAAGAAAGTCAATCCGGCAGACATCGGATTGATGATTGTACCGGGGCTGGCATTCACGCCAAAAGGTTATAGGCTGGGGTTTGGCGGTGGATATTATGACCGGTTTCTCTCAGCCTATTCAGGCGTAACGGTTTCCATCGCCTTTTCTGAGCAGGTGACTGATTATCTACCGGTTGAATCGTTTGATGTGCCGGTCGACTGGCTCCTGACTGAAAGGGGCATGCATCATTGTGATTAA